A window from Bacteroidota bacterium encodes these proteins:
- a CDS encoding T9SS type A sorting domain-containing protein, with translation MKQRALRRSLVLAILMAFLFIGGESHAQNTPFQSPSLDSNCYFPNIGMSGEIDTIYGNAHDTEGNYIYGEGLGGYLHNLGPKTDGSFGKMLLGKGNVSPFVDWEETSTGSNFDLHSLKAIALTLSIDPHVLRFGHFRDRTHLDLFDEDWRRIYWADEDGNYDSSRFTILQPNIYGDQGSSGGSDGIFDPAYIAHLTSDTVDDVVTGFITFNADHTKDSLYLALFRGGSGLTLNRVAHEDTSIVMPPPYIGNSHYTLQGDFRGTGRDDLLITDNLHNLFFYKNDSPFSLERLLHSILYDTLWSRAGDPKWRDTTLGWLETFTSLAMPALPKKTSDRSSDLVVSLPTTTDSNNGIFIFRGGPDFGSHRIMIDSAAFVITKPKFGWTYWPGQFTDAGDLTGTGNHVFYTLGGDQGYAAQTFYITGRALDNKIDIYDWSTAGAFGDTLTADRDSLEDILMGLPGYTSSDDLSNGKRTVGSIWLMHGSTQIPVHLNPQFSDVRSIPLKDGAGINFTPNPATHGWSVATIIWPEAENAEYEVYDLLGTVVQGGRIRMLGGTQQQRVNFSNLLSGTYFFVVHGELHEAQTRLTVMR, from the coding sequence CGAATTGCTATTTCCCGAACATCGGCATGTCGGGCGAGATCGATACGATCTACGGCAACGCCCATGACACGGAAGGCAACTATATCTACGGTGAAGGGCTCGGCGGTTATCTTCATAATCTTGGACCGAAGACCGATGGTTCGTTTGGTAAGATGCTGCTCGGCAAGGGGAATGTAAGTCCATTTGTTGATTGGGAAGAGACTTCAACGGGTTCGAACTTTGATTTACACTCACTGAAGGCAATCGCATTAACCTTGTCGATTGATCCACATGTTCTCCGTTTTGGCCATTTTCGCGATCGTACACATCTCGATCTTTTCGACGAAGATTGGCGGCGCATTTACTGGGCTGATGAAGATGGAAATTATGATTCATCCCGGTTCACTATACTCCAGCCTAATATTTATGGCGATCAAGGAAGTAGCGGCGGAAGTGACGGCATTTTCGATCCTGCTTACATTGCTCACCTTACAAGCGATACCGTTGATGATGTAGTAACGGGCTTTATTACTTTCAATGCCGACCATACAAAAGATTCGCTATACCTTGCTCTATTCAGGGGCGGATCTGGACTCACCCTAAATCGTGTAGCCCACGAGGACACGTCCATTGTAATGCCACCGCCATATATCGGCAACTCACATTATACCCTGCAAGGTGATTTTCGAGGAACAGGCAGAGATGATCTTCTTATTACGGACAATTTACATAATTTATTCTTTTATAAGAATGACTCTCCGTTCTCTTTGGAGAGGTTGCTTCATTCAATCCTGTACGACACTCTTTGGTCTCGCGCCGGCGATCCCAAATGGAGAGATACTACCTTAGGATGGTTGGAGACTTTCACTTCTCTTGCAATGCCAGCGCTGCCCAAGAAGACTAGCGATCGTTCAAGCGATCTGGTAGTTTCGCTTCCCACGACAACAGATAGTAACAATGGTATTTTCATTTTCCGAGGCGGTCCCGATTTCGGCTCGCACCGGATAATGATCGATAGCGCAGCATTTGTTATTACGAAGCCCAAATTTGGATGGACTTATTGGCCGGGCCAGTTTACCGACGCAGGCGATTTGACTGGGACAGGAAATCATGTTTTTTACACATTGGGCGGGGATCAAGGATATGCCGCCCAGACCTTTTACATCACGGGCCGCGCTCTAGACAACAAGATAGATATTTATGATTGGTCAACTGCAGGTGCATTTGGCGACACACTCACAGCTGACAGGGATAGTCTGGAAGATATTTTAATGGGGCTTCCCGGTTATACATCTTCCGACGATTTATCCAATGGCAAGCGAACCGTCGGCTCAATTTGGCTGATGCATGGCTCGACGCAGATTCCGGTACATTTGAATCCACAATTTTCCGATGTCAGGAGCATACCCCTAAAAGATGGCGCGGGCATAAACTTCACTCCGAACCCGGCGACGCACGGATGGAGCGTCGCAACCATCATTTGGCCAGAAGCAGAGAATGCTGAATATGAAGTGTATGATCTTTTAGGTACCGTGGTACAAGGAGGACGGATTCGGATGCTTGGCGGAACCCAGCAGCAGAGGGTTAATTTCTCCAATCTCCTGAGCGGCACATACTTTTTCGTTGTTCACGGTGAGTTGCATGAAGCACAAACGAGACTAACGGTCATGCGATGA